In Corynebacterium nuruki S6-4, the following proteins share a genomic window:
- a CDS encoding Ltp family lipoprotein: MTQQFPGDQSGNQPQNQQPQNQPQQPNQYGAPQQPGYPGQPQPYGQPGQPQPYGQPPAPQKKPFYKRAWFIIVLVIVVIGIIAAAVSGGDSDDKASSGSVTAPVGDQPDAASKDTGESDDVPSDFRAALRSAERYSDMMHMSKAGLYDQLTSEYADKFSPEAAQYAVDNIDADWNANALESAKNYQETMSMSPEAIRDQLSSEYGGKFTQEEADYAVANLG; encoded by the coding sequence ATGACCCAGCAGTTCCCCGGCGACCAGTCCGGTAACCAGCCCCAGAACCAACAGCCGCAGAACCAGCCGCAGCAGCCGAACCAGTACGGTGCGCCGCAGCAGCCCGGCTACCCCGGCCAGCCGCAGCCCTACGGTCAGCCCGGTCAGCCCCAGCCGTACGGTCAGCCGCCGGCACCGCAGAAGAAGCCGTTCTACAAGCGGGCCTGGTTCATCATCGTTCTGGTCATCGTCGTCATCGGCATCATCGCCGCCGCAGTCAGCGGCGGCGACAGCGACGACAAGGCGTCCTCCGGCAGCGTCACCGCCCCGGTCGGCGACCAGCCGGACGCCGCATCGAAGGACACCGGCGAATCTGACGATGTCCCCTCGGATTTCCGGGCCGCGCTGCGCAGCGCAGAGCGCTACTCCGACATGATGCACATGTCGAAGGCCGGACTCTACGACCAGCTGACCAGCGAATACGCGGACAAGTTCTCGCCGGAGGCCGCCCAGTACGCCGTCGACAACATCGACGCCGACTGGAACGCGAATGCGTTGGAGAGCGCGAAGAACTACCAGGAGACGATGTCCATGTCTCCCGAGGCCATCCGCGACCAGTTGAGCAGTGAGTACGGCGGAAAGTTCACCCAGGAGGAAGCCGACTACGCTGTCGCCAACCTCGGCTGA
- a CDS encoding lipase family protein — protein MQGKPTKNRTGRTGTTYRTLVATVAALGIGAATWAPTAGAAASSNAVHGQAGRVEIENHDPFYDTDDLAGALPGAAPGQVLRTATAPYTPNLAGLDAGLLAAAPSTVQKIMYNSVDEWGENTPVSGYVVEPNAPWRGAGERPTVVIGRGTVGQGDQCAPSRNWPLDNQPDPISSGRAVALEGLYDLIWASQGVRVVVTDYVGMGTPGMHTYMNKLDQAHAELDAARAARSMVEDAGGAFGKVAFYGHSQGGGAAAASAEQAASYAPDLDVAGVYASAPPAELGAVQRNIDGSDLVGAIGYTINGLRARYPELQPLLDENLSDRGRETLDAISGQCTDEITDNFGHQTTSEWTKDGRSLDALLSDMPEAQRAMEDQHIGAPGNPLPTVPVMIISGRYDQNVEYNQAKDLAEHWSQEGVPVTYRNDIMPPLADYNHFVQAISGGPFGISFLLDRFNGVPYGEGITDGWA, from the coding sequence ATGCAGGGGAAGCCGACGAAGAACAGGACCGGCCGGACAGGGACGACCTACCGGACGTTGGTGGCGACGGTCGCCGCGCTCGGCATCGGTGCCGCGACCTGGGCGCCCACCGCCGGCGCCGCGGCCAGCAGCAATGCCGTCCACGGCCAGGCCGGCCGGGTGGAGATCGAGAACCACGACCCGTTCTACGACACGGATGACCTCGCCGGCGCCCTGCCCGGTGCCGCGCCCGGACAGGTGCTGCGCACCGCCACCGCGCCCTACACCCCGAATCTCGCCGGACTGGACGCCGGCCTGCTCGCCGCCGCCCCGTCGACCGTCCAGAAGATCATGTACAACTCCGTCGACGAATGGGGGGAGAACACCCCGGTGAGCGGCTATGTCGTCGAGCCGAATGCGCCGTGGCGGGGGGCGGGGGAGCGGCCCACCGTCGTGATCGGACGCGGCACGGTCGGCCAGGGAGACCAGTGCGCCCCGTCCCGCAACTGGCCGCTGGACAACCAGCCCGACCCGATCTCCTCCGGTCGGGCGGTGGCCCTCGAGGGTCTCTACGACCTCATCTGGGCGTCCCAGGGAGTCCGCGTGGTGGTCACCGACTACGTCGGCATGGGGACCCCGGGCATGCACACCTACATGAACAAGCTCGACCAGGCGCACGCCGAACTGGACGCCGCCCGGGCCGCCCGCTCCATGGTGGAGGACGCCGGCGGCGCCTTCGGCAAGGTCGCCTTCTACGGTCACTCGCAGGGAGGTGGGGCGGCTGCGGCCTCGGCCGAGCAGGCGGCGTCCTATGCGCCGGATCTCGACGTCGCCGGGGTGTACGCCTCCGCCCCGCCCGCCGAACTCGGTGCGGTGCAGCGCAACATCGACGGCTCCGACCTGGTCGGCGCGATCGGCTACACCATCAACGGGCTGCGGGCCCGCTACCCGGAGCTGCAGCCGCTGCTCGACGAGAACCTCTCCGACCGGGGCCGGGAGACCCTCGACGCGATCAGCGGGCAGTGCACCGACGAGATCACCGACAACTTCGGCCACCAGACCACCTCGGAATGGACGAAGGACGGCCGGTCCCTCGACGCACTGCTGTCCGACATGCCGGAGGCGCAGCGGGCGATGGAGGACCAGCACATCGGCGCACCGGGGAACCCGCTGCCCACGGTGCCGGTGATGATCATCTCGGGACGCTACGACCAGAACGTGGAGTACAACCAGGCGAAGGATCTCGCCGAGCACTGGTCGCAGGAGGGGGTGCCGGTGACCTACCGCAACGACATCATGCCGCCGCTGGCCGACTACAACCACTTCGTCCAGGCGATCAGCGGCGGTCCGTTCGGCATCAGTTTCCTGCTCGACCGGTTCAACGGGGTGCCGTACGGCGAGGGGATCACCGACGGCTGGGCCTGA
- a CDS encoding MFS transporter, which produces MTVPSSTRTRPARGTASRPTGRSLAAAAYIFAVVMMGTTMPTPLYPTLSAAFGFGSAATTVLFAVYAVGVVAGLVVFGNLSEKIGRRPVLFLAVALSLVSTVLFLVAGLPTSGAGATATGGTTTGLVLMYCGRVLSGLAAGIFTATGTVTVMENAPAGRATFAAAVATAANIGGLGLGILVAGVTAEVVDTPLTTPFIVHAVMLAVAALFLPGVRDAVDRGRGVRARPRLPEIPAKVRGLFVAAVPAVIAGYTVCGVYSSLTPNFMSHELGVSSPATIAAVTAALFIASAAAQIVLRNISDRTLMVTGLSLLIGCAVLLVVALRLDSLALLLIASVIGGAGQGVSFMTGMRAMTSQVEPEERTAVTTAYFIVGYLALAVPAMLAGLLTIPLGLVGSTTVFAVLVIVLSLAGMTTVRRYGRYR; this is translated from the coding sequence GTGACTGTCCCATCCTCCACCCGGACCCGGCCCGCCCGGGGCACCGCATCCCGTCCGACCGGGCGGTCGCTGGCCGCCGCCGCGTACATTTTCGCGGTCGTGATGATGGGCACGACGATGCCCACCCCGCTGTACCCGACACTGTCCGCCGCCTTCGGCTTCGGTTCGGCGGCGACGACGGTGCTCTTCGCGGTCTATGCGGTGGGTGTCGTCGCCGGGCTGGTGGTTTTCGGGAATCTCTCGGAGAAGATCGGACGCCGCCCGGTCCTCTTTCTGGCCGTGGCACTGTCCCTGGTGTCCACGGTGCTGTTCCTGGTGGCGGGCCTGCCGACATCCGGAGCCGGGGCCACCGCGACCGGGGGGACGACGACCGGCCTGGTGCTCATGTACTGCGGACGGGTGCTGTCCGGACTCGCGGCCGGGATCTTCACCGCGACGGGAACCGTCACGGTGATGGAGAACGCACCCGCCGGGCGGGCCACCTTCGCCGCCGCGGTCGCCACGGCGGCGAACATCGGCGGGCTCGGGCTCGGCATCCTGGTCGCCGGGGTGACCGCCGAAGTGGTGGATACTCCGCTGACCACGCCGTTCATCGTGCATGCGGTCATGCTCGCGGTCGCCGCACTGTTCCTTCCCGGGGTCCGGGACGCCGTGGACCGGGGCAGGGGTGTCCGGGCCCGACCCCGGTTGCCGGAGATCCCGGCGAAGGTCCGGGGCCTGTTCGTCGCCGCGGTCCCGGCCGTCATCGCCGGGTACACGGTGTGCGGTGTCTATTCCTCCCTCACGCCGAACTTCATGAGCCACGAACTCGGGGTCAGCTCGCCGGCAACGATCGCCGCGGTCACTGCCGCGCTCTTCATCGCCTCGGCGGCGGCGCAGATCGTGCTGCGCAATATCTCCGACCGGACGCTGATGGTGACGGGGCTGTCCCTGCTGATCGGCTGCGCGGTCCTGCTGGTCGTCGCGCTGCGGCTGGACAGTCTCGCGCTCCTGCTCATCGCCTCCGTCATCGGCGGCGCGGGGCAGGGGGTGAGCTTCATGACCGGGATGCGGGCGATGACCTCGCAGGTGGAGCCGGAGGAGCGGACGGCGGTGACGACCGCCTACTTCATTGTCGGCTATCTGGCGTTGGCCGTGCCGGCGATGCTGGCGGGCCTGCTGACGATCCCGCTCGGCCTGGTGGGCTCGACGACGGTCTTCGCGGTGCTGGTGATCGTCCTGTCCCTGGCCGGCATGACGACGGTGCGCCGGTACGGGCGGTACCGCTGA
- a CDS encoding ISL3 family transposase: MHPTGNLVADTICRTAELGLTITGAADAGTLTIIDAAPLAVADSCPDCAMPGAKRDHVRRRLVDLPVVGFPTRLHVRVPRFTCTNPTCSRKIFQTSLPCADDGATLTRRVTRWILQRLAIDRMSVAATAKALGVGWELVNKVAVTATRNLVYADPSHLAGVRILGVDEHVWKHTRRPGEPSSMVTVLVDLTPLVDGAGPARLIDMRPGRSAEVLRTWLRERDPQFRAGVQVVTMDGFAGYATAVDHDLPAARKVMDPFHVVHLAAEKLTGCRQRLQRETTGRRGRKDDPLYKHRRALLTRTNFLTDRQKQRLDLLWDTDDDYVALQVTWEFYQDVIAAYGHPDKSRGKKLMSRVIDALRQGLPAGLEELAQLGRTLWRRRADILAYFDLGATNGPVEAINGRLEHLRGIALGFRNLNHYILRSLIHSGQLQDRINAL, translated from the coding sequence GTGCACCCTACTGGCAACCTCGTCGCCGACACCATCTGCCGCACTGCGGAACTCGGACTGACGATCACCGGTGCTGCCGACGCCGGCACACTCACCATCATCGACGCTGCCCCGCTGGCAGTCGCCGATTCCTGCCCGGACTGCGCGATGCCTGGGGCGAAGCGGGACCACGTCCGACGTCGACTCGTCGACCTGCCGGTCGTCGGGTTCCCCACTCGCCTGCACGTCCGGGTACCGCGCTTCACCTGCACCAACCCCACGTGCAGCAGGAAGATCTTCCAGACCTCCCTGCCGTGCGCCGACGATGGAGCCACGCTGACCCGTCGGGTGACCCGCTGGATCCTCCAGCGCCTTGCCATCGACCGGATGAGTGTCGCGGCAACCGCCAAGGCCCTCGGCGTGGGCTGGGAATTGGTCAACAAGGTCGCCGTCACCGCCACCCGGAACCTCGTCTACGCCGACCCGTCGCACCTGGCCGGAGTACGGATCCTCGGAGTCGATGAGCATGTCTGGAAGCACACCCGCCGGCCCGGCGAGCCGTCCTCAATGGTCACCGTCCTGGTGGACCTGACCCCACTGGTCGACGGGGCGGGTCCGGCCCGTCTGATCGACATGCGGCCGGGCCGCAGCGCAGAGGTTCTGCGGACCTGGCTTCGTGAACGTGACCCGCAGTTCCGGGCCGGGGTACAGGTCGTGACGATGGACGGATTCGCCGGTTACGCCACCGCCGTCGACCACGATCTACCAGCGGCGAGGAAGGTCATGGACCCGTTCCATGTCGTCCACCTGGCCGCCGAGAAGCTGACGGGGTGTCGGCAACGCCTGCAGCGCGAAACCACCGGGCGGCGGGGGAGGAAGGACGATCCGTTGTACAAGCACCGCCGGGCGCTGCTGACAAGGACGAACTTCCTCACCGACCGGCAGAAACAACGTCTGGATCTGCTGTGGGACACCGACGACGACTACGTAGCGTTGCAGGTGACCTGGGAGTTCTACCAGGACGTCATCGCCGCGTACGGCCACCCGGACAAGTCACGGGGCAAGAAGTTGATGTCCAGGGTGATCGACGCTCTGCGTCAGGGTCTACCCGCGGGGCTGGAGGAGTTGGCACAGCTTGGACGGACCCTGTGGCGCCGACGGGCCGACATCCTCGCGTACTTCGACCTTGGCGCGACCAACGGGCCGGTGGAGGCGATCAATGGACGGCTGGAGCATCTGCGCGGCATCGCCCTGGGGTTCAGAAACCTGAACCACTACATCCTGAGGTCACTGATCCACTCAGGTCAGCTGCAGGACCGGATCAACGCACTCTAG